Proteins from a genomic interval of Syntrophales bacterium:
- a CDS encoding fumarate hydratase, whose translation MREISCDEIIKVIRDLCIDAGCNLGDDVEAAFDKAIETDESPVAVEVIKELKENSQIAREELVPICQDCGLAVLFIELGQEVHIVGGDFKEAVNEGVRQGYADGFLRKSACHPFTRKNTGDNTPAIIHTEIVPGDKMKITIAPKGGGSENMSRVTMLTPAVGIEGVKDFVVQRLSEAGSNPCPPTVIGIGVGGTFERSAFLAKKALLRKIGERNPDPELAAAEKEVLERINKLGIGPMGYGGNTTSLDVLFEMEPCHIASLPCAVNVQCHAARHKEAVI comes from the coding sequence ATGAGAGAGATTTCTTGCGATGAGATTATTAAGGTCATACGAGACCTCTGTATTGACGCCGGCTGTAATCTGGGAGATGATGTCGAGGCCGCGTTTGATAAGGCAATCGAAACGGATGAATCCCCTGTAGCCGTGGAGGTCATAAAAGAGCTGAAGGAGAATTCACAGATTGCCCGGGAAGAACTGGTCCCCATCTGTCAGGACTGCGGTCTTGCCGTCCTTTTTATTGAACTGGGACAGGAAGTCCACATCGTGGGCGGTGATTTCAAAGAGGCCGTTAACGAAGGGGTCAGACAGGGATACGCCGATGGTTTCCTGAGAAAATCGGCCTGTCATCCATTTACACGAAAGAATACCGGAGACAATACCCCTGCCATTATTCATACCGAGATCGTCCCGGGAGACAAGATGAAAATTACCATCGCCCCTAAAGGTGGAGGCAGTGAAAACATGAGCAGGGTAACCATGCTCACTCCCGCTGTTGGTATCGAAGGTGTGAAGGATTTTGTAGTGCAAAGATTGTCAGAAGCCGGTTCCAATCCCTGTCCTCCCACGGTGATCGGTATAGGTGTGGGTGGAACATTTGAACGCTCGGCATTTTTAGCCAAAAAGGCATTGCTCAGAAAGATAGGAGAGCGGAATCCCGATCCAGAGCTGGCAGCGGCAGAAAAGGAAGTTTTGGAAAGAATTAACAAGCTGGGAATTGGTCCGATGGGATACGGAGGAAATACAACCTCCCTCGATGTACTATTCGAAATGGAACCATGCCACATTGCCAGCTTACCGTGTGCGGTCAATGTCCAGTGCCATGCGGCAAGACATAAAGAGGCAGTTATTTAA
- a CDS encoding NADP-dependent malic enzyme, producing the protein MSKIDLGLTDIRGAFPKDFTEAQLAKGQTLFLKELAGDVHKYYGGKMVTVPKCGFYGWNWYNVYYTPGVSKISTSIRDDNRTSFDITNRGNFVAVVSDSTRVLGDGDCTPSGGLGVMEGKAYLMKTLAGIDAVALCVNSYNEKGEHDADKIIDFVRMLTPSFGAVNLEDISQPNCFKVLDDLQDCDIPVWHDDAQGTACVTLAGLINALKLVDKPIGDISMAFLGAGASNTTCCRLIVAAGGDPERIVMCDSKGGLHTGREDIKADTRFYRKWEICESTNKKKVDNIVDAMKGADLLVALSTPGPGVVKGEWVKGMADKSIVFACSNPVPEIYPYEAKEAGAYIVATGRGDFPNQVNNSLGFPGILKGALTVRASKVTDNMAITAARSIAKTGERLGIHPEKISPLMSELEVFPQEAADVAMQAIEDGVARVQMTAEEVFKKTEDDIKESTALYSSLMEAGFIKQPPIEMLEGALKRAVDAVLSS; encoded by the coding sequence ATGAGTAAAATAGATTTAGGACTTACCGATATCAGAGGTGCATTTCCCAAGGATTTCACGGAAGCACAGCTTGCTAAAGGACAGACCCTGTTCCTCAAAGAGCTGGCCGGCGATGTACACAAATACTACGGCGGTAAAATGGTAACCGTCCCCAAGTGTGGATTTTACGGCTGGAACTGGTACAACGTCTACTATACGCCCGGAGTATCCAAGATTTCGACCTCCATCAGAGATGACAATCGTACCTCCTTTGATATCACAAACAGGGGGAATTTTGTTGCAGTTGTTAGTGATTCTACCAGAGTCCTGGGTGATGGAGACTGTACACCTTCCGGTGGTCTCGGTGTCATGGAAGGAAAGGCATACCTGATGAAGACTCTGGCCGGTATTGATGCGGTCGCCCTCTGTGTCAATAGTTATAACGAAAAAGGAGAACACGATGCAGATAAGATCATCGATTTTGTGAGGATGCTTACACCCAGTTTCGGCGCTGTCAACCTTGAAGATATTTCTCAGCCGAACTGCTTTAAAGTGCTGGATGACCTGCAGGATTGTGATATTCCCGTGTGGCATGATGACGCGCAGGGAACAGCCTGCGTAACCCTGGCCGGTCTCATCAATGCCCTGAAACTTGTTGATAAACCTATCGGTGATATCAGTATGGCTTTTCTGGGCGCCGGCGCCTCCAATACTACATGTTGTCGTTTAATTGTCGCAGCGGGTGGAGATCCGGAAAGGATAGTTATGTGCGACTCCAAGGGTGGTCTCCATACTGGCCGCGAAGATATCAAGGCCGATACAAGATTCTATCGTAAATGGGAAATCTGTGAATCCACCAACAAAAAGAAGGTTGACAACATAGTAGACGCAATGAAAGGTGCGGACTTGCTTGTTGCTCTCTCAACACCGGGACCCGGTGTGGTTAAAGGCGAGTGGGTAAAAGGCATGGCTGATAAATCGATAGTCTTCGCCTGTTCCAACCCGGTACCGGAAATTTATCCCTATGAAGCGAAGGAAGCAGGTGCCTATATCGTTGCTACGGGAAGAGGAGATTTCCCCAACCAGGTGAATAACTCCCTCGGATTCCCGGGAATTTTAAAAGGCGCTCTCACTGTCAGGGCATCCAAAGTTACGGACAATATGGCCATTACTGCCGCCAGGTCCATAGCTAAAACCGGCGAAAGGTTAGGCATCCATCCGGAGAAAATCTCTCCTCTGATGAGCGAACTGGAAGTCTTTCCACAGGAAGCAGCCGATGTAGCCATGCAGGCAATAGAAGACGGCGTCGCCAGAGTACAAATGACTGCGGAAGAAGTATTCAAGAAAACAGAAGATGACATCAAAGAATCAACTGCCCTCTATAGTAGCTTGATGGAGGCAGGGTTTATTAAACAGCCTCCTATCGAAATGCTGGAAGGTGCACTTAAGAGAGCTGTTGACGCGGTACTGAGCAGTTAA
- the mce gene encoding methylmalonyl-CoA epimerase produces the protein MKILKLDHIGVAVNSIEEALKLYEGVLGLKLEEVETVEEQNVKVAFLPVGDTEVELLESTSPDGPIAKYIEKKGEGMQHLAFRVENIEEALKELKEKGVRLIDETPRKGAGGAKIAFVHPKETFGVMIELTER, from the coding sequence ATGAAAATATTGAAATTAGATCATATCGGAGTGGCGGTGAACAGTATCGAAGAAGCCCTTAAATTGTATGAGGGTGTCTTGGGACTAAAATTGGAAGAAGTTGAAACAGTTGAAGAGCAGAACGTTAAGGTGGCTTTTCTTCCTGTTGGGGATACTGAAGTAGAGCTTCTCGAATCTACCTCACCCGACGGACCAATAGCCAAGTATATTGAGAAAAAGGGTGAAGGGATGCAACATCTCGCCTTTCGGGTTGAAAATATCGAAGAGGCGCTGAAAGAATTGAAAGAAAAAGGTGTTCGTCTCATTGATGAAACTCCAAGGAAAGGGGCCGGAGGCGCAAAAATTGCCTTTGTTCACCCGAAAGAGACTTTCGGAGTTATGATTGAGCTGACCGAAAGGTAA
- the sucD gene encoding succinate--CoA ligase subunit alpha, producing the protein MSILLDENSRVVIQGITGGEGTFHTRVAVEFGTNVVAGVTPGKGGMDVDGIPVYNSVSEAVSEQGANVAGIYVPAAFTPDAILEAIEAGIKFVVAVTEGVPVLEMVKVKKVMKGSGAYLIGPNCPGITTPGVGKIGFMPNFIHKKGNVGVISRSGTLTYEAIDQLTALGIGQSTSIGIGGDPIVGSGFIDLLELYEKDPQTDLVVLIGEIGGTAEEEAAQYVKDYMTKPVVAFIAGQTAPPGRRMGHAGAIIAGGKGTAAEKMKALTEAGIAVVTNPAEIGITVKKILEERGLLK; encoded by the coding sequence GTGAGCATTCTATTAGATGAAAATAGTCGGGTAGTAATTCAGGGTATCACGGGAGGCGAAGGAACCTTCCATACCCGTGTAGCAGTAGAGTTTGGAACCAACGTAGTGGCCGGTGTAACTCCCGGTAAAGGAGGGATGGATGTTGATGGAATCCCTGTCTATAATAGTGTAAGTGAAGCTGTATCAGAACAAGGGGCTAACGTCGCAGGAATATATGTTCCTGCTGCCTTTACTCCCGATGCCATCCTGGAGGCCATCGAAGCAGGAATTAAATTTGTTGTAGCCGTAACGGAGGGCGTTCCCGTCCTGGAAATGGTCAAGGTAAAAAAGGTGATGAAGGGTTCCGGAGCTTATCTTATTGGACCTAATTGCCCCGGTATTACAACACCCGGTGTGGGGAAAATCGGTTTCATGCCTAATTTTATCCACAAAAAAGGTAATGTGGGGGTTATATCTCGAAGCGGAACACTGACCTATGAGGCAATTGATCAGCTAACCGCTCTGGGAATCGGGCAATCAACCTCCATCGGCATTGGTGGTGATCCTATCGTAGGTTCCGGTTTTATAGATCTTCTGGAGTTGTACGAAAAAGATCCCCAGACGGATCTTGTCGTTCTTATCGGTGAGATCGGTGGAACCGCGGAGGAAGAAGCCGCTCAGTACGTCAAAGACTACATGACAAAGCCGGTTGTTGCCTTCATCGCCGGTCAGACTGCCCCCCCAGGCAGAAGAATGGGGCATGCCGGTGCGATCATCGCCGGAGGGAAAGGAACCGCCGCAGAAAAGATGAAGGCGCTGACGGAAGCAGGTATAGCGGTAGTAACGAACCCCGCCGAAATCGGGATAACCGTAAAAAAGATACTCGAAGAACGGGGGCTGCTCAAATAG
- the sucC gene encoding ADP-forming succinate--CoA ligase subunit beta: protein MNIHEYQAKEILREYGIPVPEGRVASTPEEARKIASEIGGKVVVKAQIHAGGRGKGGGIKLVSSPDEAEAAAREIIGMQLVTPQTGPEGKKVKNVLVEKAGKIKKELYLGIVVDRSRDTEAPVVMASQEGGMSIEEVAAATPEKIIKVVAHPAGSFSGYQGRKIAYGLGLDKPLIGQCSKIVASLYRLMIEKDASLVEINPLVITEDDQLVALDAKINFDDDGLFRHPEIKELYDVDEEDPLEVEAKKLGVNYIKLDGNVGCMVNGAGLAMTTMDLIKLAGGEPANFLDVGGGATPEQVENAFKILTSDKNVKVILVNIFGGILRCDRLANGIVQAVSNLDLTIPMVIRLHGTNEEEGKKILNESSVKFEVADGLYEAAEKAVNIAKQQS, encoded by the coding sequence ATGAATATTCATGAGTATCAAGCGAAGGAGATCTTGAGGGAGTATGGAATCCCGGTTCCTGAAGGAAGGGTAGCAAGTACCCCTGAAGAGGCCAGAAAAATTGCTTCCGAAATTGGCGGGAAGGTGGTTGTCAAAGCCCAGATCCATGCCGGTGGAAGAGGAAAAGGAGGAGGAATAAAGCTGGTTTCCTCTCCCGATGAAGCAGAAGCGGCAGCAAGAGAAATTATCGGCATGCAACTGGTAACCCCACAGACTGGTCCGGAGGGCAAAAAAGTAAAAAATGTCCTGGTAGAAAAGGCCGGAAAGATTAAAAAGGAGCTCTACCTGGGAATAGTAGTCGATCGGTCTCGAGATACGGAAGCGCCTGTAGTTATGGCTTCTCAGGAAGGTGGAATGTCTATTGAGGAAGTAGCGGCAGCGACCCCCGAAAAGATCATAAAAGTGGTTGCCCATCCCGCCGGAAGTTTCAGTGGATACCAGGGAAGGAAAATCGCCTACGGTCTTGGCCTGGATAAACCCCTTATTGGCCAGTGCTCCAAAATCGTAGCAAGCCTGTACCGCCTGATGATTGAAAAGGATGCTTCGTTAGTGGAGATCAACCCTCTTGTCATTACCGAGGATGATCAACTTGTAGCTTTGGACGCCAAGATAAATTTTGATGATGATGGTCTGTTTCGTCATCCGGAAATCAAGGAACTGTATGACGTTGACGAAGAAGATCCCCTTGAAGTAGAGGCAAAAAAGTTGGGAGTAAACTATATAAAACTTGATGGAAACGTAGGCTGCATGGTCAATGGCGCAGGACTTGCCATGACCACCATGGATCTCATAAAACTGGCGGGTGGTGAGCCGGCCAACTTCCTCGACGTAGGAGGTGGAGCCACGCCTGAACAGGTAGAAAACGCATTCAAGATCCTCACTTCAGACAAAAATGTTAAAGTCATACTCGTTAACATCTTCGGGGGAATCCTCAGGTGTGATCGCCTGGCAAATGGAATCGTTCAAGCAGTAAGTAATTTGGACTTAACAATTCCTATGGTGATAAGACTTCATGGTACCAATGAAGAAGAAGGCAAGAAAATTCTCAACGAATCATCTGTAAAATTTGAAGTAGCTGATGGTCTCTATGAAGCAGCCGAAAAAGCGGTAAATATAGCAAAGCAACAATCTTAG
- a CDS encoding methylmalonyl-CoA mutase family protein, with product MIDKKELEQVKKGKANWEAGTLGKTLSKQGERREVFTSISGIPIERLYTPEDVKDLDYGKEISFPGEYPYTRGVQPTMYRGRFWTMRQYAGFGSAKDTNARYRYLLEQGQTGLSVAFHLPTQAGYDSDHPLSMGEVGKVGAAIDSIDDMRVLFDQIPLDKVTTSMTINAAATVLLAMYLSLAEEQGVPFDKIGGTIQNDVLKEIICRGQYIFPPKPTMRLTTDLITYCQKNVPRWNSISVSGYHIRESGSTASQEMAFTIADGIAYVQACIDAGMDVDDFAPRLSFFFNVFTNVCEEVAKFRAGRRYWAKVMKERFGAKNPASQMMRYHVQTGGVTLTYQQVLNNIVRVGLQTYAAVVGGCQSLHTDSYDEALCLPTQGAVLVALRTQQMVAEESGACDTIDPFAGSYYVEALTDQIEAEIDQYIKKIDEMGGTLVAIDEGYIQKEIQNSAYIFQKEIESGERAYVGVNKYIMEEPPATGLLKVDMALGEIEAAKLKKLRAERDNAAWQKALDNLREVSKTDENVMPAVIEAVKAKATVGEVCDVWRELFGEYRPKEFV from the coding sequence ATGATTGATAAGAAGGAATTAGAGCAGGTTAAAAAAGGAAAAGCGAACTGGGAAGCGGGAACGCTGGGGAAGACTTTGAGCAAACAGGGTGAACGAAGAGAGGTCTTCACCAGTATCTCTGGAATCCCCATCGAACGTCTTTATACCCCTGAAGACGTAAAAGATCTGGACTACGGAAAAGAAATTTCCTTTCCCGGAGAGTATCCTTACACACGTGGAGTCCAGCCAACCATGTACCGGGGCAGATTCTGGACCATGCGACAGTATGCCGGTTTCGGTAGTGCCAAAGATACCAATGCCCGTTACCGTTACCTTTTGGAACAAGGCCAGACGGGTTTGAGCGTAGCATTTCATCTTCCCACCCAGGCAGGCTATGACAGCGATCATCCTCTTTCAATGGGGGAAGTTGGGAAAGTCGGAGCGGCCATCGATTCAATCGATGATATGCGTGTTCTCTTTGATCAGATCCCCCTGGACAAGGTTACCACCTCCATGACCATCAATGCCGCGGCCACAGTGCTCCTTGCTATGTATCTGAGCCTTGCGGAAGAACAGGGTGTCCCATTTGACAAGATAGGCGGAACGATTCAGAATGACGTCCTGAAGGAGATCATCTGTCGTGGACAGTACATCTTTCCTCCCAAGCCGACCATGCGTCTTACTACCGATCTGATAACGTACTGCCAGAAAAATGTTCCCCGGTGGAATAGCATCAGTGTCAGCGGGTATCACATTCGTGAGTCAGGATCCACAGCTTCCCAGGAGATGGCCTTTACCATTGCTGATGGGATTGCCTACGTACAGGCATGTATCGATGCGGGCATGGATGTAGATGACTTTGCCCCGCGGCTGAGCTTCTTCTTCAATGTCTTCACCAATGTGTGTGAAGAGGTGGCCAAGTTCAGGGCAGGTCGACGTTACTGGGCCAAGGTAATGAAGGAACGTTTTGGAGCCAAGAATCCCGCCTCCCAGATGATGCGTTACCATGTTCAGACCGGTGGTGTTACACTTACATATCAACAGGTGTTGAACAATATTGTGCGTGTGGGTCTTCAGACTTACGCCGCGGTTGTAGGAGGATGCCAGTCTCTCCATACTGATTCTTATGACGAGGCCCTGTGTCTCCCGACGCAAGGAGCTGTGCTTGTCGCCCTGAGGACACAGCAGATGGTGGCCGAAGAAAGCGGCGCCTGCGATACCATTGATCCATTTGCCGGATCATATTATGTGGAAGCCCTGACAGATCAGATCGAGGCTGAAATTGATCAGTACATCAAGAAGATTGATGAAATGGGTGGTACCCTGGTCGCCATAGATGAGGGATACATTCAAAAAGAAATCCAGAACAGCGCTTATATATTCCAGAAGGAGATCGAATCCGGAGAGAGGGCCTACGTGGGAGTGAACAAATATATCATGGAGGAACCCCCTGCAACCGGTCTTCTCAAAGTTGATATGGCGCTGGGAGAGATTGAGGCCGCAAAACTGAAGAAACTCCGAGCCGAGCGTGACAATGCTGCATGGCAGAAGGCTCTGGACAATCTGCGTGAAGTCTCTAAGACTGACGAGAATGTCATGCCAGCGGTTATCGAAGCAGTGAAGGCCAAGGCCACAGTCGGCGAAGTATGTGATGTGTGGCGTGAACTTTTTGGAGAGTATCGACCAAAGGAATTCGTTTAA
- a CDS encoding cobalamin B12-binding domain-containing protein, translated as MADKKIKIIVAKPGLDGHDRGAKLLSRIFAEAGMEVVYTGLRQTPEMIVEAALQEDADVIGLSSLSGVHNHFFPKVMELLKEKKLDDVLVVGGGIIPLEDIPGLKEVGISEIFGPGTPTPTIVDYITNNVRS; from the coding sequence ATGGCAGATAAGAAGATAAAGATTATTGTGGCGAAACCAGGACTGGACGGACACGATCGTGGTGCTAAGCTGCTTTCCCGGATATTTGCAGAAGCCGGCATGGAAGTGGTTTACACTGGTTTAAGGCAAACACCGGAGATGATAGTGGAAGCGGCCCTTCAGGAAGATGCTGACGTTATAGGCCTCAGCAGCCTTTCAGGAGTGCACAATCACTTCTTTCCGAAGGTGATGGAACTTCTCAAGGAAAAGAAACTTGACGATGTCCTGGTGGTGGGAGGAGGGATCATTCCACTGGAAGATATACCAGGACTGAAAGAGGTAGGAATATCAGAGATTTTCGGACCCGGGACACCTACTCCCACGATTGTCGATTACATCACAAACAATGTCCGTTCTTGA
- the meaB gene encoding methylmalonyl Co-A mutase-associated GTPase MeaB codes for MTIDYAGEVLQGSSKAVARVISWLENENELARSCMESLYPHTGRAYIVGITGSPGTGKSTLTDKLTRHIREKGLTVGIIAVDPSSPFTGGAILGDRIRMSEIAQDPGVFIRSMATRGFLGGLTQSTGKVVNVLDAAGKDVIIIETVGVGQDEVEIMRIADTTCLVLAPGLGDAIQSMKAGLMEIADVYVINKSDRQGADQLFVEVSHRVNQDDQIKGKSRDRSWTPWIVQTTAVDDVGVTDVLDAVLSHQNHLKQGGTFMEKRRERTQQQTLQMIHYEIFSLLRKYLSESGKMEQLVDAIMKHEQDPYSVVQQVLSEWIRVPEGKGRVVLQTKK; via the coding sequence ATGACCATTGATTATGCTGGTGAAGTACTCCAGGGATCCTCGAAAGCTGTCGCGCGAGTGATCAGCTGGCTGGAAAATGAAAATGAGCTTGCCCGTTCCTGTATGGAGAGTCTTTATCCACACACCGGGAGGGCTTACATCGTAGGGATTACAGGATCACCTGGTACCGGCAAGAGTACACTTACGGATAAACTCACCCGGCATATACGTGAAAAGGGGCTTACTGTAGGGATCATAGCTGTCGATCCCTCAAGCCCCTTTACCGGCGGCGCCATACTTGGAGATCGGATCCGAATGAGCGAAATTGCACAGGATCCGGGAGTCTTCATCCGGAGTATGGCTACTCGCGGTTTTCTGGGAGGTTTGACTCAATCCACGGGTAAGGTGGTTAATGTTCTGGATGCTGCGGGAAAGGACGTAATTATTATTGAAACGGTGGGAGTGGGGCAGGATGAAGTGGAAATCATGCGGATCGCTGATACCACCTGTCTGGTTTTGGCTCCCGGCCTGGGAGACGCTATCCAGAGCATGAAGGCGGGGCTGATGGAGATTGCAGACGTTTATGTCATCAACAAATCCGACCGCCAGGGGGCAGATCAGCTTTTTGTAGAGGTGTCCCATCGAGTGAATCAGGACGACCAGATCAAGGGTAAGAGCCGGGACCGATCGTGGACACCTTGGATTGTACAGACCACGGCCGTTGATGATGTCGGGGTTACAGATGTTCTGGATGCTGTATTGTCACATCAGAACCATCTGAAACAGGGCGGCACTTTTATGGAAAAGCGGCGCGAGCGGACCCAGCAACAGACTCTTCAGATGATCCACTACGAAATTTTCAGCCTTCTCCGGAAGTACTTGTCTGAAAGTGGCAAAATGGAACAATTGGTAGATGCTATTATGAAGCACGAGCAGGATCCTTACAGTGTTGTGCAACAGGTGCTCAGCGAGTGGATCAGAGTGCCGGAAGGGAAGGGCAGGGTAGTACTACAAACGAAAAAATAG
- a CDS encoding nucleoside-diphosphate sugar epimerase/dehydratase — MKNVIRNKNFYAMLLLDAVLVTIAYFFAYLLRFEGQLPVAHWAQIKGTLPFIIPLKLICFFIFGLYRGMWRYTSLVDLRNVINASSLSSIIIVLSILFLYRFHGYSRSVFVIDWVFTLLFVGGIRVAIRIFLGDHPSLWIFKLRKSPSTPKKRLMIIGAGNSGEKILREIRETPSIKLEPVGLLDDDLSKQGMTIHGVPVLGTVDDINKIRKEFDEILIATPSVRGEKMRRIVSLCEETGKQFRTLPGMAELIEGKISVRAIRKVHMEDLLDREEIHLDEEEIRQYIKDKRIMITGAGGSIGAELVRQVCRFHPQAIAFMEFSEENLFKIEMECKQRFEFIPTSEFLLDIKNRASVGRAFREFKPDVVFHAAAYKHVPLQEMNPWETTFNNVLGTRNLVQAALENQVERFVLVSSDKAVRPSSVMGATKRVAEMLVECVNENAATRFMAVRFGNVLWSSGSVIPTFQKQISRGVPVTVTHPEVTRYFMSISEAAQLILQAGAMGEGNEIFILDMGKSMRIVDLARDLIRLSGFEPDRDIPIKFTGLRPGEKLYEELITEGEGIVATNHEKVLVIRGNRHDRDVLNTKIDELLAVADTYDATAIKKKLQEIVPEYTPQW, encoded by the coding sequence ATGAAAAACGTTATACGCAATAAAAACTTCTATGCAATGCTCCTTCTGGATGCGGTCCTCGTAACGATAGCCTATTTTTTTGCGTACCTGCTACGTTTTGAAGGCCAGCTCCCCGTAGCTCACTGGGCACAAATTAAAGGCACACTGCCGTTTATAATCCCCCTTAAGCTGATCTGCTTTTTTATATTCGGACTCTACAGAGGGATGTGGAGATATACAAGCCTGGTCGATCTGAGAAACGTTATCAATGCCTCCAGCCTTTCCTCAATAATTATTGTCTTGTCCATTCTTTTTCTATACCGCTTTCATGGGTATTCCCGCTCCGTATTTGTTATTGACTGGGTATTTACCCTGCTCTTTGTCGGGGGAATTCGGGTAGCTATTCGAATTTTCCTTGGCGATCATCCATCATTGTGGATATTCAAGCTCCGTAAGAGCCCATCAACCCCAAAAAAGAGATTGATGATTATCGGAGCCGGTAATTCAGGAGAGAAGATTCTGAGGGAAATCCGGGAAACGCCCTCAATCAAACTTGAGCCTGTGGGACTCCTCGACGATGACCTTAGCAAGCAAGGAATGACCATTCATGGAGTTCCGGTTCTTGGAACGGTGGACGATATTAACAAAATCCGGAAGGAATTTGATGAAATCCTGATTGCCACCCCTTCAGTAAGAGGTGAAAAGATGCGGAGGATTGTTTCATTGTGTGAAGAAACAGGCAAACAGTTTCGAACTTTGCCCGGAATGGCGGAACTTATCGAAGGAAAAATTTCAGTAAGGGCAATTCGCAAGGTACATATGGAGGACTTGCTGGATCGTGAAGAAATACATCTGGATGAAGAAGAGATTCGCCAGTATATTAAAGATAAGCGCATTATGATTACGGGGGCCGGGGGCTCCATAGGGGCTGAACTGGTGAGGCAGGTATGCCGTTTTCATCCCCAGGCGATAGCTTTTATGGAGTTTAGCGAGGAGAATCTTTTCAAGATAGAGATGGAGTGTAAACAGCGTTTTGAGTTTATCCCGACATCGGAATTCCTGCTCGACATAAAGAACCGTGCTTCCGTAGGCAGGGCATTTCGGGAATTTAAGCCGGATGTGGTTTTTCATGCGGCTGCCTATAAACACGTGCCCCTGCAGGAGATGAACCCGTGGGAGACAACATTCAACAATGTCTTAGGAACACGAAATCTGGTTCAGGCCGCTCTGGAAAATCAGGTGGAACGCTTTGTCCTTGTTTCATCCGACAAGGCGGTGCGTCCCAGCAGTGTAATGGGGGCTACAAAGCGAGTGGCAGAGATGTTAGTGGAATGTGTGAATGAGAATGCTGCAACCCGTTTTATGGCTGTACGTTTCGGAAATGTTCTCTGGAGCTCCGGATCGGTCATTCCCACCTTCCAGAAACAGATCTCCAGGGGTGTTCCTGTGACCGTTACCCACCCGGAAGTAACCCGCTACTTCATGAGCATTTCGGAAGCCGCGCAATTAATCCTTCAGGCCGGCGCTATGGGTGAGGGGAACGAGATATTCATCCTGGATATGGGAAAATCCATGCGCATAGTTGACCTGGCGCGGGATCTGATTCGTCTCAGCGGATTTGAACCGGATCGTGATATTCCTATTAAATTTACCGGGCTTCGCCCCGGGGAAAAGCTTTATGAAGAACTGATTACAGAAGGTGAAGGAATCGTGGCCACAAACCATGAGAAGGTTCTTGTCATTCGAGGAAACAGACACGACCGGGATGTTCTTAATACGAAAATTGATGAACTTTTAGCTGTTGCAGACACCTATGATGCGACAGCCATAAAGAAGAAACTCCAGGAAATCGTACCGGAGTACACACCGCAGTGGTAA
- a CDS encoding DUF86 domain-containing protein has product MPDKDVIMAKIAIVQRCLKRIIETTDNNPDSLDDIDKQDIFVLNLQRSVQAVIDLATHIVASEGLGLPDTIKDNFRLLLENKIIDKGLAIKMERMVGFRNIAVHDYQSINEKILKSILSKHLSDLEEFYTAVLAYFGWAKGW; this is encoded by the coding sequence ATGCCTGACAAAGACGTAATTATGGCCAAGATTGCCATTGTCCAGAGGTGCCTAAAACGTATAATAGAAACTACAGACAATAATCCCGACAGCTTAGATGATATTGACAAACAGGATATATTCGTATTGAACCTGCAAAGGTCGGTGCAGGCAGTAATAGATCTGGCAACTCATATTGTTGCGTCTGAGGGACTTGGCCTGCCCGACACGATCAAGGACAACTTTCGGCTGCTTCTGGAAAATAAGATAATAGATAAAGGACTGGCCATAAAAATGGAACGGATGGTAGGTTTCAGAAATATTGCCGTACATGACTATCAATCTATTAATGAAAAGATTTTAAAATCTATCCTGAGTAAGCATCTATCAGATCTGGAAGAATTCTATACAGCGGTCTTAGCATACTTCGGCTGGGCAAAGGGGTGGTGA
- a CDS encoding nucleotidyltransferase domain-containing protein, whose product MEKSHNLRSTLLPLIDRKDFLLVFLFGSFAKGFATDKSDIDLAIMFEFLPDFYEVSNLKDQLSSHLGREVDILTLNTASPIIRVQVLKYGLLIKKDDKIYNDFFVRTLNEYCDLKYLRREAEDSVLRSRIYA is encoded by the coding sequence ATGGAAAAATCTCATAATTTAAGAAGCACCCTTCTACCTTTGATTGATCGTAAAGATTTTCTGCTGGTTTTTTTGTTTGGCTCATTTGCAAAAGGTTTCGCCACAGACAAAAGCGATATTGACTTGGCTATTATGTTTGAATTTTTACCTGATTTTTATGAGGTCAGCAACCTCAAGGATCAGCTATCGAGTCATCTTGGAAGAGAAGTGGATATCCTTACATTGAATACAGCCTCCCCTATAATAAGGGTACAGGTACTGAAATACGGCCTGTTGATCAAAAAAGATGATAAAATATACAATGACTTTTTTGTTCGTACTTTAAATGAATACTGTGATTTAAAATACCTGAGAAGGGAAGCAGAAGACAGTGTTCTGAGGAGTAGAATATATGCCTGA